One genomic segment of Bifidobacterium breve DSM 20213 = JCM 1192 includes these proteins:
- a CDS encoding MFS transporter: MYREWRIGVSVAAIMAMRGNPVMDHASRSQHQTQADASSISSTNPTASSPLPTQTPPWGALWVMALGLAMIVLDSSIVNVSIPTIIADIGINLTDAQWVTSLYNIVLAALLLPFGKLGDARGRKLVFQVGTVIFVASSTLAAASQGAGMLLAARVLQGIGGAMIMPNTLSTVSALFRGRYRAAAFGVWGAVMSSAAALGPLLGGVFTETLGWRWIFLVNLPLGIAVFVSAIFLVPQTGGDASVAGAADAARDARSHRVGVDIPGVVLSALTSALLVFGLIEGETYGWWKQTSTQLKLGGLSWNRDWLSPVPICLIAGALLLAAFIVFESARGKAGWPVMLDMTLFRIRTFSWGNLAAAAIAAGEFALVFMLPLYLINARGLNTLQAGAMLAVMGLGSIVAGAQAHVMAAKLTPAGVIQLGLVIEIIAVALVAVLMPVGLSVWWQLIPMAAYGLGLGFASAQLTSVVLSEVPIMQSGEGSATQSTVRQLGTAVGSAISGASLAMAVNGTLPARLESLGLPAKVGDGLAQAVSGSAGGVIGVFRSGDGPAARFGDEAPKIADAMTSGFIEGGQWTLLVAGIMLFIGLLASVAVRRAASSHNVR, from the coding sequence ATGTACCGTGAATGGCGCATAGGCGTGTCGGTCGCCGCAATCATGGCAATGAGAGGAAACCCCGTTATGGATCATGCATCCCGATCTCAGCATCAGACTCAGGCCGATGCGTCTTCGATCTCTTCAACGAATCCGACGGCCTCGTCGCCACTGCCTACCCAGACGCCGCCGTGGGGCGCGCTGTGGGTGATGGCCCTGGGATTGGCCATGATCGTGCTCGACAGCTCGATCGTCAACGTCTCCATTCCCACCATCATCGCCGACATCGGCATTAACCTGACCGACGCCCAGTGGGTCACCTCGCTCTACAACATCGTGCTTGCCGCGTTGTTGCTGCCTTTCGGCAAGTTGGGCGACGCCAGGGGGCGCAAACTGGTGTTTCAAGTCGGTACAGTGATCTTCGTGGCGAGTTCGACGCTCGCCGCCGCCTCGCAGGGTGCGGGGATGCTGCTTGCCGCCCGTGTGCTGCAGGGCATCGGAGGCGCGATGATCATGCCGAACACCCTGTCCACGGTGTCCGCCCTGTTCCGCGGCAGATACCGTGCCGCGGCGTTCGGCGTCTGGGGTGCGGTGATGAGTTCGGCCGCCGCCCTCGGCCCGCTGCTCGGTGGCGTGTTCACCGAGACTCTGGGATGGCGTTGGATTTTCCTAGTGAACTTGCCGCTGGGTATCGCGGTCTTTGTGTCGGCCATCTTCCTGGTACCGCAGACCGGTGGGGACGCCTCGGTCGCCGGCGCCGCGGATGCCGCACGGGATGCCCGATCCCATCGTGTCGGTGTGGATATTCCGGGCGTGGTGCTGTCTGCCCTGACCTCGGCCCTGCTGGTGTTCGGTCTTATTGAAGGCGAGACCTACGGCTGGTGGAAGCAGACCTCAACGCAGTTGAAGCTGGGCGGGTTGAGCTGGAATCGAGACTGGTTGTCGCCGGTGCCGATCTGCCTGATCGCCGGTGCGCTTCTGCTGGCTGCCTTCATCGTCTTCGAGTCGGCGCGGGGCAAAGCCGGTTGGCCGGTCATGCTGGACATGACCCTGTTTCGCATCAGGACGTTCTCGTGGGGCAATCTGGCGGCTGCGGCCATCGCCGCCGGCGAATTCGCGCTGGTGTTCATGCTGCCGCTGTACCTCATCAACGCCCGTGGGCTCAACACGCTGCAGGCCGGTGCGATGCTGGCCGTGATGGGTCTGGGGTCCATCGTCGCAGGTGCGCAGGCCCATGTCATGGCCGCCAAGCTCACCCCGGCCGGCGTGATTCAACTCGGTCTTGTGATCGAGATCATCGCCGTCGCCCTGGTCGCGGTCCTTATGCCTGTGGGATTGTCGGTGTGGTGGCAGCTTATTCCCATGGCCGCATACGGTCTGGGTCTGGGCTTCGCCTCCGCGCAGCTGACCAGCGTGGTGCTCTCCGAAGTGCCGATCATGCAGTCCGGCGAAGGGTCGGCCACCCAGTCCACGGTTCGACAGCTCGGCACCGCCGTCGGTTCGGCCATCTCCGGCGCGTCGTTGGCCATGGCCGTCAACGGAACATTGCCGGCGCGGCTCGAATCCCTCGGGCTGCCCGCCAAGGTCGGCGACGGTCTGGCCCAGGCGGTCAGCGGTTCGGCGGGTGGAGTGATCGGCGTGTTCCGCAGCGGTGATGGACCGGCGGCCCGGTTCGGCGACGAGGCGCCGAAGATTGCCGATGCGATGACTTCAGGGTTCATCGAAGGAGGTCAGTGGACGCTTCTGGTCGCCGGCATCATGCTGTTCATCGGTTTACTGGCCTCGGTGGCCGTGCGTCGTGCCGCGTCGTCGCACAACGTGCGTTGA
- a CDS encoding MarR family winged helix-turn-helix transcriptional regulator codes for MEVGSAMSESQTETKSATESATKSKPGQLPVDDVRSLIDACWKAKTITELMPALPKGMKPRYVHVIDAVWHINEPNGQDTGTARVGDVSAFLGVTTPSITKLLGELAELGLVVKHADSTDRRAVTLTLAERGLDIRRIYVEEYHARLSQLLGGLTSDQCETTVRTLTEALRLMQQDANNR; via the coding sequence ATGGAGGTTGGGTCAGCGATGAGCGAATCCCAGACCGAAACCAAGTCCGCGACTGAGTCCGCGACCAAGTCCAAGCCCGGCCAGCTGCCGGTGGATGACGTACGCAGTCTTATAGACGCCTGCTGGAAGGCCAAGACCATCACCGAACTGATGCCGGCATTGCCGAAAGGCATGAAACCGCGCTATGTCCACGTGATCGACGCCGTCTGGCATATCAACGAACCGAATGGGCAAGATACCGGCACCGCGCGCGTGGGCGACGTCAGCGCATTCCTCGGCGTCACTACGCCGAGCATCACCAAACTCCTCGGCGAATTGGCGGAACTCGGGCTGGTCGTCAAGCACGCCGACTCCACCGACCGCCGCGCGGTGACGCTTACGCTCGCCGAACGCGGCTTAGATATCCGCCGCATCTATGTGGAGGAATATCACGCGCGTTTGAGCCAACTGCTGGGTGGGTTGACCTCGGACCAGTGCGAAACCACGGTACGCACCTTGACCGAAGCCTTGCGACTCATGCAGCAGGACGCCAACAACCGGTAA
- a CDS encoding acyl-CoA thioesterase: MAQATAVTPLDHLVKVLKLGEPSAYRNHTYINGESMYFPTGRVYGGQVIAQSVVAASKTVNASRLPHSVHGYFIAAGDIRQDLLFDVENLRDGRSFSARRVNVTQAEGSILTAIASFQETDQEGVEFADPMPEDLPDPEMLTSAKELMQPFAEKSPFANYYAEKSPFDIRHVTPTVMLRADKDSAEHDSGKQMVWMKADGHVDVSQVMHRAMLALGCDQVMMEPVLRRAGLSISTPGISYASIDHSMWWYRDIDINEWHLYVQDTPIAAHGRGLGIAKVYARSGELVAAIAQEAMVRVPQK, from the coding sequence ATGGCTCAGGCGACCGCCGTCACTCCGCTGGATCATCTGGTGAAAGTGTTGAAGTTGGGTGAGCCTTCCGCTTACCGCAATCACACCTATATCAACGGCGAAAGCATGTACTTCCCCACCGGCCGCGTTTACGGCGGCCAGGTCATCGCCCAGTCGGTGGTCGCCGCATCCAAAACCGTCAACGCATCGCGTCTGCCACACTCGGTGCATGGCTATTTCATCGCCGCCGGCGATATTCGTCAGGATCTGCTGTTCGACGTGGAGAACCTGCGCGACGGCCGCTCGTTCTCGGCTCGCCGTGTCAATGTCACCCAAGCCGAAGGATCGATTTTGACTGCTATCGCCTCCTTCCAGGAAACCGATCAGGAAGGCGTGGAGTTCGCCGATCCGATGCCTGAAGACCTGCCTGATCCTGAAATGCTGACCTCCGCCAAGGAGCTTATGCAACCGTTCGCCGAAAAGTCGCCGTTCGCCAATTACTACGCCGAAAAGTCGCCATTTGATATTCGCCACGTGACACCCACCGTGATGCTGCGAGCCGATAAGGATTCCGCTGAGCATGATTCCGGCAAGCAGATGGTGTGGATGAAGGCCGACGGCCATGTCGATGTGTCGCAGGTCATGCACCGCGCGATGCTGGCACTCGGATGCGATCAGGTAATGATGGAACCGGTGCTGCGCCGAGCCGGGCTGTCGATTTCCACACCGGGCATCTCGTACGCTTCCATCGACCACTCGATGTGGTGGTATCGCGATATCGACATCAACGAATGGCACCTGTATGTGCAGGACACCCCGATTGCCGCACACGGCCGCGGCCTGGGCATTGCCAAGGTGTATGCGCGATCCGGCGAACTGGTGGCGGCCATCGCGCAGGAAGCCATGGTCCGCGTGCCGCAGAAGTAG
- the folP gene encoding dihydropteroate synthase yields MTGLQALHDASHTMVMGVLNITEDSLSDGGLWLDPAKAAQHGRDMMAAGADIIDIGAESTRPGAKRVSEEDELARITGAVNALIPAGAVLSIDTTRASVAAAALDGGAQIINDVSGGTLDANLPHVIADHDCLYIVQHWRGWLAGSKGANPDQDTSVYEHGVLTDVHDELMRQVDGVLAAGVKPERIIIDPGLGFSKPSIEHNLPLLTGLETFRGTGYPVLIGQSRKRFISAMLTEAGAVGEDGPTMAQRDDVTAALSALSAEHGAWAVRVHDVAKSHAAVIAGNIWRQYLS; encoded by the coding sequence ATGACTGGTTTGCAAGCATTGCACGACGCATCGCACACCATGGTGATGGGCGTGCTCAATATCACCGAGGACTCGCTCTCGGACGGCGGCCTGTGGTTGGACCCGGCCAAGGCCGCACAACATGGTCGCGATATGATGGCCGCCGGCGCCGACATCATCGACATCGGCGCCGAATCCACGCGTCCCGGTGCCAAGCGAGTGTCTGAGGAGGATGAACTGGCCCGCATCACCGGTGCCGTCAACGCGCTGATTCCGGCCGGTGCGGTGCTGTCCATCGACACCACCCGCGCGTCCGTGGCCGCAGCGGCTCTGGATGGGGGAGCGCAGATCATCAATGACGTCTCCGGAGGTACGCTGGACGCGAATCTGCCTCATGTGATTGCCGACCATGACTGCCTGTATATCGTGCAGCACTGGCGTGGCTGGCTTGCCGGATCCAAGGGGGCGAACCCCGATCAGGACACTTCCGTATACGAGCATGGTGTGCTGACCGACGTCCATGACGAACTCATGCGCCAGGTTGACGGTGTACTGGCCGCTGGAGTCAAGCCGGAACGCATCATCATTGATCCGGGTCTGGGCTTTTCCAAGCCCAGCATTGAGCACAACCTGCCGCTGCTGACGGGCCTCGAGACCTTCCGCGGCACCGGATACCCGGTACTGATTGGTCAATCGCGCAAACGCTTTATTTCGGCGATGCTCACCGAGGCCGGTGCAGTCGGCGAGGACGGGCCGACCATGGCCCAGCGCGACGATGTGACTGCTGCGCTGTCGGCTCTCAGCGCCGAACATGGCGCATGGGCCGTACGTGTGCATGACGTGGCCAAGAGCCATGCCGCCGTCATAGCCGGCAACATCTGGCGCCAGTATCTCTCGTAG
- a CDS encoding ROK family glucokinase — MTTLAIDIGGTKIAAAVCDANDSIIQRWRVPTPMDADAINKHIAEIYREAVAAGHADIEAIGISAAGNVSADRKTLTFSANIPAWINYNLSEHVGALIDHAVPVVVENDANCAGWGEFVHGAGRGSSNMVALTVGTGLGGAIVLNGQLYRGSFGMAAELGHLPMVPDGDHCGCGLRGCAERYTSGTSLENFAKSAVRRRPQDAKRLMELCGGDIAKLEGPMVSQAAQEGDVLGLYAFGKIGEWLGRTMAAVSAVLDPDLFVIGGGVVAVGDILLEPARYNYQRFLEGSAYRAHAKIVAATAGQDAGLIGAANLALR; from the coding sequence ATGACCACGCTCGCCATCGATATCGGCGGAACCAAGATCGCCGCTGCCGTCTGCGATGCAAACGACAGCATCATCCAGCGTTGGCGCGTCCCCACGCCGATGGACGCCGACGCCATCAACAAGCACATCGCCGAGATCTACCGCGAAGCCGTCGCCGCCGGCCACGCCGATATCGAGGCCATCGGCATCTCCGCGGCCGGTAATGTGAGCGCGGATCGCAAGACGCTCACCTTCTCCGCCAACATTCCGGCCTGGATCAATTACAATCTGTCTGAGCACGTCGGTGCGTTGATCGACCATGCCGTTCCGGTCGTCGTCGAGAACGATGCCAACTGCGCCGGCTGGGGCGAATTCGTGCACGGTGCCGGTCGGGGCAGCTCCAATATGGTCGCGCTGACCGTGGGCACCGGCCTCGGCGGCGCCATCGTGCTCAACGGACAGCTCTACCGTGGCTCCTTCGGCATGGCCGCCGAGCTCGGCCACCTGCCGATGGTCCCGGACGGCGACCACTGCGGCTGCGGCCTGCGCGGCTGCGCTGAGCGCTACACCTCGGGCACCTCACTGGAGAACTTCGCCAAGTCTGCCGTGCGCCGTCGCCCGCAGGATGCCAAGCGCCTCATGGAGCTGTGCGGCGGCGACATCGCCAAGCTGGAAGGCCCGATGGTCTCCCAGGCAGCTCAGGAAGGCGACGTACTCGGCCTGTACGCATTCGGCAAGATCGGTGAATGGCTCGGCCGCACGATGGCCGCCGTTTCCGCCGTGCTCGACCCGGACCTGTTCGTGATCGGCGGCGGCGTGGTGGCCGTCGGCGACATCCTGCTGGAGCCGGCCCGCTACAACTACCAGCGCTTCCTGGAAGGCAGCGCCTACCGCGCTCACGCCAAGATTGTCGCCGCCACCGCCGGCCAGGACGCCGGCCTCATCGGTGCCGCCAATCTGGCTCTTCGCTGA
- the ettA gene encoding energy-dependent translational throttle protein EttA: MAEFVFQMIKARKSYGDRVILDDVTLSFLPGAKIGVVGPNGMGKSTLLKIMAGLETVSNGEATLTPGFTVGILQQEPPLDDTKTVGENIKMAFGPIAEKVARFNAIGEEMANPDADFDALMEEMGKLQTEIDAADGWDLDSQLEQAMDALQCPDPDTPVNVCSGGERRRVALCKLLLEAPDLLLLDEPTNHLDAESILWLEQFLHQYKGAVIAVTHDRYFMDNVAEWICEVDRGHLYPYKGNYSTYLETKAKRLEIQGAKDAKLAKRLKNELDWVRSSPKARQAKNKARLERYDQMENEARNNKKLDFSEIQIPAGPRLGSTVLEAKHIHKAFGERVLIDDLSFTLPRNGIVGVIGPNGVGKSTLFKTIVGLEPLTSGELKIGDTVKISYVDQNREGLDPNKNLWEAVSGGLDFIEVAGVEVPTRAYVASFGFKGADQQKLTGVLSGGERNRLNLALTLKQGGNLLLLDEPTNDLDVETLESLENALLEFPGCAVVISHDRWFLDRVATHILAWEGDDDNPAKWYWFEGNFQAYQENKVARLGEDAARPHRLHKKLVRG; the protein is encoded by the coding sequence ATGGCTGAATTTGTGTTTCAGATGATCAAGGCCCGTAAATCCTACGGCGACCGAGTGATCCTCGATGACGTGACCCTGAGCTTCCTGCCCGGCGCGAAGATCGGCGTCGTGGGCCCGAACGGTATGGGTAAGTCCACCCTGCTCAAGATCATGGCCGGCCTCGAGACCGTGAGCAACGGTGAGGCCACGCTGACCCCGGGCTTCACAGTCGGCATCCTACAGCAGGAGCCGCCGCTGGATGACACCAAGACCGTGGGCGAGAACATCAAGATGGCATTCGGCCCAATCGCCGAGAAGGTCGCCCGCTTCAACGCTATCGGCGAGGAAATGGCTAACCCGGACGCCGACTTTGACGCGCTAATGGAAGAGATGGGCAAGCTGCAGACCGAAATCGACGCCGCCGACGGTTGGGATCTCGACTCCCAGCTCGAGCAGGCGATGGACGCTCTGCAGTGCCCGGACCCGGATACCCCAGTGAACGTGTGCTCCGGTGGCGAGCGCCGCCGTGTGGCTCTGTGCAAGCTGCTGCTCGAGGCTCCAGACCTGCTGCTGCTCGACGAGCCCACCAACCACCTGGATGCCGAATCCATCCTGTGGCTGGAGCAGTTCCTGCACCAGTACAAGGGTGCCGTCATTGCCGTCACCCACGATCGTTACTTCATGGACAACGTGGCCGAGTGGATCTGCGAGGTCGACCGCGGCCACCTGTACCCGTACAAGGGTAACTACTCCACGTACCTCGAGACCAAGGCCAAGCGTCTTGAGATTCAGGGCGCCAAGGATGCCAAGCTGGCCAAGCGCCTGAAGAACGAGCTCGACTGGGTGCGCTCCTCCCCCAAGGCCCGTCAGGCCAAGAACAAGGCACGTCTGGAACGCTACGACCAGATGGAGAATGAGGCACGCAACAACAAGAAGCTCGACTTCTCCGAGATCCAGATCCCGGCCGGTCCGCGTCTGGGCTCCACCGTGCTGGAAGCCAAGCATATTCACAAGGCCTTCGGCGAGCGCGTGCTCATCGACGACCTGTCCTTCACGCTGCCGCGCAACGGCATCGTCGGCGTGATCGGCCCGAACGGCGTGGGTAAGTCCACGCTGTTCAAGACCATCGTGGGGCTCGAGCCGCTCACCAGCGGTGAACTGAAGATCGGCGATACCGTCAAGATCAGCTACGTGGATCAGAACCGCGAAGGCCTGGATCCGAACAAGAACCTGTGGGAGGCGGTGTCCGGAGGCCTCGACTTCATCGAAGTGGCCGGCGTGGAAGTGCCGACCCGCGCCTACGTGGCCAGCTTCGGGTTCAAGGGCGCCGACCAGCAGAAGCTGACCGGCGTGCTCTCCGGTGGTGAGCGCAACCGTCTGAACCTGGCCCTGACCCTGAAGCAGGGTGGCAACCTGCTGCTGCTCGACGAGCCCACCAACGATTTGGACGTCGAGACTTTGGAATCCCTCGAAAACGCACTGCTCGAATTCCCGGGCTGCGCCGTGGTGATCTCCCACGACCGTTGGTTCCTCGACCGCGTTGCCACGCACATCCTCGCGTGGGAGGGCGATGACGACAACCCGGCCAAGTGGTACTGGTTCGAAGGTAACTTCCAGGCCTACCAGGAGAACAAGGTGGCTCGCCTCGGCGAGGACGCGGCCCGTCCGCACCGTCTGCACAAGAAGCTCGTGCGCGGCTAA
- the folK gene encoding 2-amino-4-hydroxy-6-hydroxymethyldihydropteridine diphosphokinase, producing MDTITLTGVHANGTHGVLAFEHERPQTFVVDATLHLNLTRAGQSDDLNDTIDYGRVAKDIVAVIEGPHVGLIERLAQLIADRILADAPAVMQIDVTVHKPHAPIVVAFDDVSVSITRVRDGACGDAEQALSEQLHEPASSVVSPVIPSMHSAVVALGGNVSEVESTLRAAVREIDALPGTQVTGISPLYRTAAWGMADGTPDFLNAVVELETEMGSHELLAALQGIEADHGRIRENHWDSRPLDLDIIDYDGITSADPDLALPHPRAWQRAFVLAPWAALNPNAKLAGAHGGPVASLLAVAPDRNAVQLESEDWMLSSHAGKKESAPAGWGLSAGAQEDHPQSRFASQFPPAGTDEKPVSRKAIVSLDSASHDAEKIFRETIVSLDSVPGNQVQGISPLYHVSHFDGPDAMSAVVQLETKLPAADLIAVLGSIEAAHDLAVDLDLVDMEGVTSDEPNCSVPWPSAHSHASVLAPWLDMDPDAMLGGDPVSFLLAMAPDAGQVGLLSDNWVMPQQ from the coding sequence ATGGATACCATCACACTTACCGGCGTGCATGCCAATGGCACCCACGGCGTGCTCGCCTTTGAACATGAGCGGCCGCAGACGTTCGTCGTGGATGCCACGCTGCATCTTAATCTGACGAGGGCCGGCCAATCCGATGATCTCAACGACACCATCGACTATGGCCGTGTGGCCAAAGATATCGTCGCCGTCATCGAGGGGCCTCATGTGGGCCTTATCGAACGGCTCGCTCAGCTCATCGCCGATCGTATTCTTGCCGATGCACCGGCTGTGATGCAGATTGACGTCACCGTGCATAAGCCGCATGCGCCGATCGTCGTGGCGTTCGATGATGTGTCCGTCTCCATTACTCGGGTGCGTGATGGGGCTTGCGGCGATGCGGAACAAGCTTTGTCGGAGCAGCTGCATGAACCGGCTTCGTCGGTGGTTTCCCCCGTCATCCCTTCCATGCATAGCGCAGTGGTGGCGCTGGGTGGCAACGTGAGTGAGGTGGAATCCACGCTACGGGCCGCAGTGCGGGAGATCGACGCACTGCCCGGCACGCAGGTGACCGGTATTTCTCCGCTGTACCGTACTGCCGCATGGGGTATGGCCGATGGCACGCCGGACTTCCTGAATGCCGTAGTGGAGCTGGAGACTGAGATGGGCAGCCATGAGCTGCTTGCCGCATTGCAAGGCATTGAGGCGGATCATGGCCGTATCCGCGAGAACCATTGGGACTCCAGGCCTTTGGATCTTGACATCATCGATTATGACGGCATTACCAGCGCCGATCCCGATTTGGCGTTGCCTCACCCGCGTGCATGGCAGCGTGCTTTTGTGCTGGCTCCATGGGCCGCGCTCAATCCCAATGCCAAGCTGGCAGGTGCGCACGGCGGACCGGTGGCCAGTTTGTTGGCGGTCGCTCCAGACCGCAATGCCGTGCAGCTGGAAAGCGAAGATTGGATGCTGAGCAGCCACGCGGGCAAGAAGGAATCTGCCCCTGCTGGTTGGGGGTTGTCGGCCGGCGCACAAGAAGACCACCCTCAGTCTCGCTTCGCAAGCCAGTTCCCGCCGGCGGGAACGGATGAGAAACCCGTCTCGCGCAAGGCGATTGTTTCGTTGGATTCGGCATCGCATGATGCGGAAAAGATATTCCGCGAAACCATCGTCTCGCTTGACAGTGTGCCCGGCAATCAGGTGCAGGGCATTTCCCCGCTGTACCACGTCAGTCATTTTGATGGTCCGGACGCCATGAGCGCGGTGGTGCAACTCGAAACCAAACTGCCTGCGGCAGACCTGATTGCCGTGTTGGGCAGTATCGAGGCCGCTCATGATTTGGCGGTCGATCTTGATTTGGTTGATATGGAAGGCGTGACCTCCGACGAGCCGAATTGCAGTGTTCCTTGGCCTTCTGCGCACAGCCACGCATCGGTGTTAGCCCCTTGGCTAGACATGGATCCTGATGCCATGCTGGGAGGCGATCCTGTGTCCTTCCTGCTGGCTATGGCGCCGGATGCCGGTCAGGTCGGACTGCTGTCTGACAACTGGGTGATGCCGCAGCAGTGA
- a CDS encoding DUF3180 domain-containing protein, whose product MKTRRTPWWQYVIGTGLGLLAGTGLASYGESSGLSLIGAPWIVTGLLAVLGIIVLVMALQVHKYANTDPKKRPHSFINPTIAVYTLVLAKALGLAGAGLAGWYGGQILMSIGHIEAEYYSQAITECAIAAAVCIADMIIGILGEWLCQLPPNEGPENPKMKETKRRRDMAQAYRQ is encoded by the coding sequence GTGAAAACACGACGAACGCCATGGTGGCAGTATGTGATCGGTACCGGACTTGGCCTGTTGGCCGGCACCGGTCTGGCTTCCTACGGCGAAAGTTCAGGGTTGTCGCTGATTGGTGCGCCATGGATTGTGACCGGGTTGCTGGCCGTGCTGGGCATCATCGTGCTGGTAATGGCCTTGCAGGTGCATAAATACGCCAATACCGATCCCAAGAAGCGCCCGCACAGCTTCATCAACCCCACCATCGCCGTGTATACATTGGTACTGGCCAAGGCGTTGGGTCTGGCAGGTGCGGGGCTTGCCGGTTGGTACGGCGGCCAAATCCTGATGAGCATCGGTCATATCGAGGCGGAGTATTATTCCCAGGCCATCACCGAATGCGCGATTGCTGCCGCTGTGTGCATCGCCGATATGATTATCGGCATACTGGGCGAATGGCTGTGCCAATTACCGCCGAACGAGGGGCCGGAGAATCCCAAAATGAAAGAGACCAAGCGTCGCCGTGATATGGCTCAGGCATACCGGCAATAA
- the folE gene encoding GTP cyclohydrolase I FolE: MNEYIESCPRWRGLAAQPTGGGSGSESRQREESSYDEEGVRQAVRLFLKSIGEDPEREGLVETPDRIARACRELFAGLQASPADVLEKHFDVDTDELVLVKDIELYSVCEHHLLPFHGVAHVGYIPAKDGVMGLSKLARLVEVYARRPQVQERLTQQIADALVEYAGARGVIVVTECEHLCMSMRGIKKSSARTVTSAVRGLLRNPATRAEAMSLILDK, encoded by the coding sequence ATGAACGAATATATAGAATCTTGCCCCCGCTGGCGGGGGCTGGCGGCGCAGCCGACTGGGGGTGGTTCTGGGTCCGAAAGTCGCCAGCGGGAGGAATCTTCATACGACGAAGAAGGCGTGCGTCAGGCAGTACGCCTGTTCCTGAAGTCGATCGGTGAGGATCCCGAGCGCGAGGGACTGGTGGAGACACCCGACCGCATCGCCCGTGCCTGCCGTGAGCTGTTCGCCGGCCTGCAGGCCTCGCCGGCCGATGTGCTGGAGAAGCATTTCGACGTCGATACCGACGAACTGGTGCTGGTCAAGGACATCGAACTGTATTCGGTATGCGAACACCATTTGCTCCCGTTCCATGGAGTGGCTCACGTCGGCTATATTCCGGCCAAAGACGGAGTGATGGGTCTGAGCAAGCTTGCCCGATTGGTCGAGGTGTATGCTCGCCGCCCGCAAGTGCAGGAGCGATTGACCCAGCAGATCGCCGATGCGCTGGTGGAATATGCGGGCGCACGCGGCGTGATTGTGGTGACTGAATGCGAGCACCTGTGCATGTCGATGCGTGGCATCAAGAAGTCCTCCGCCCGTACAGTGACCTCCGCGGTGCGTGGCCTGCTGCGCAACCCCGCCACCCGAGCCGAGGCCATGAGCCTGATTCTGGATAAATAG